From one Sphaeramia orbicularis chromosome 9, fSphaOr1.1, whole genome shotgun sequence genomic stretch:
- the LOC115425434 gene encoding CCN family member 1-like: MFVSLQQIISSLFVLCSAAAMAEGECPAECSCAPSPPLCPRGVSWVTDHCGCCKVCAKQFNEDCSATEPCDHIKGLRCHLGAGGDPERGLCRAEAQGLPCEFNGRMYQHGEHFQPSCQHQCTCMNRVVGCMPLCPHQVPLPDWRCSRPQLVRPDGGCCEEWVCDDDNHISEEPDEQMHTSHPDSRPLPNHISPVLRPQPLPRHPAATGGAAYREMLAFPASQVVVESRCFLHTTEWSECSTTCGMGISARVTNDNPDCKLVRETRLCQIRQCDLQLPYVSKRGKKCQRTSRPQDPVRITFAGCSTAPRYRPRTCGACTDGRCCTPSLSRTVRLRFQCPDGEAFYHNVMWIQRCSCTESCPRYGASSPAISLYNDIHVFRH; this comes from the exons ATGTTTGTTAGTTTGCAGCAGATCATTTCCTCACTCTTTGTGCTATGCAGCGCTGCAGCGATG gCAGAGGGTGAATGCCCAGCCGAGTGCTCCTGCGCCCCGTCACCCCCCCTGTGCCCGCGGGGCGTCAGCTGGGTGACCGACCACTGCGGCTGCTGCAAAGTGTGCGCCAAGCAGTTCAACGAGGACTGCAGCGCCACCGAACCTTGTGATCACATCAAGGGGCTACGCTGCCATCTGGGGGCTGGAGGAGACCCAGAGAGGGGCCTGTGTCGAG CTGAGGCCCAGGGTTTGCCCTGCGAGTTCAACGGACGCATGTATCAGCACGGCGAGCACTTCCAGCCTAGCTGCCAGCACCAGTGCACCTGCATGAACCGGGTGGTGGGCTGCATGCCCCTCTGCCCCCACCAAGTGCCCCTGCCTGACTGGCGCTGCTCACGGCCCCAGCTGGTCAGGCCCGACGGCGGCTGCTGCGAGGAGTGGGTCTGCGACGATGACAACCACATCAGTGAGGAGCCAGACGAGCAGATGCACACCTCCCATCCAGACAGCCGGCCGCTCCCCAACCACATCAGTCCAGTGCTGCGGCCCCAACCGCTGCCCCGGCACCCAGCTGCCACCGGAGGGGCGGCGTACAGAG AGATGTTGGCGTTCCCCGCGTCTCAAGTGGTAGTGGAGTCCAGGTGTTTCCTACACACCACCGAGTGGAGCGAGTGTTCCACCACATGTGGGATGGGCATCTCAGCTCGCGTGACCAATGACAACCCAGACTGTAAGCTGGTCCGGGAAACCAGACTGTGCCAGATCCGACAATGTGACCTGCAGCTGCCTTATGTCAGCAAG AGGGGAAAGAAGTGCCAGAGAACGAGTCGCCCACAGGATCCGGTCAGAATAACATTCGCCGGCTGCTCGACGGCGCCGCGGTACCGCCCTCGTACCTGCGGGGCGTGCACCGACGGCCGCTGCTGCACGCCCTCCCTGTCCCGCACCGTCCGGCTGCGCTTCCAGTGTCCGGACGGAGAAGCCTTCTACCACAACGTCATGTGGATTCAACGCTGCAGCTGCACGGAGAGCTGTCCACGCTACGGCGCCTCCAGCCCCGCCATCAGCCTCTACAACGACATCCACGTCTTCAGACACTGA